A single region of the Bacteroides luhongzhouii genome encodes:
- a CDS encoding FecR family protein, whose protein sequence is MKNYIQKIINVFTASEHSGNVTKEVHQWLLDEEHADEKDAALNTLWNETEGKVDAGTWTSLENVYHKVGVSAGTKKQYRLFPWKYAAAVAVFVVSVSGTFWLTKNTFKEKTVAMIEQYIPDGKTHEFELPDGSRVYVNSGTLLLYPDAFKGDTRTVYLIGEADFKVKKNPDKPFIVRSANMSVTALGTEFNVSAYPEDPEMVATLIQGKVKVGYEQSDNSYILRPGQQVVYNRKTAQSKVADANLEDVTAWQRGQIIFRGSTMEEILLTLERRFDITFQYNTNLFTNDEYNFSFSKNTDIGEVMEVIKEVTGKFTYKIDKNICYMKTVE, encoded by the coding sequence ATGAAGAATTATATTCAAAAAATTATCAATGTATTCACTGCTTCCGAGCATAGTGGGAATGTAACCAAAGAAGTACATCAATGGTTATTGGATGAAGAACATGCTGACGAAAAAGATGCTGCATTGAATACATTATGGAACGAAACAGAAGGAAAAGTTGATGCAGGCACATGGACTTCTTTAGAGAATGTATATCATAAAGTCGGAGTATCTGCCGGCACTAAAAAGCAATATCGGTTGTTTCCCTGGAAATATGCGGCAGCAGTCGCTGTGTTTGTTGTATCAGTGTCCGGTACATTTTGGTTAACAAAGAATACGTTTAAAGAGAAAACGGTTGCAATGATCGAACAATATATTCCTGATGGAAAAACACATGAGTTTGAATTACCGGATGGTAGTCGGGTATATGTGAATTCTGGTACATTATTGCTTTATCCGGATGCGTTTAAAGGGGATACCCGTACTGTTTATCTGATAGGTGAAGCTGATTTCAAGGTTAAGAAGAATCCGGATAAGCCCTTTATTGTGCGATCTGCAAATATGTCTGTTACGGCTTTGGGTACTGAATTTAATGTGTCAGCTTATCCTGAAGATCCGGAGATGGTTGCTACTTTGATTCAGGGTAAGGTAAAAGTCGGCTATGAACAGTCGGATAATTCTTATATTTTGAGGCCAGGACAGCAGGTCGTTTATAATCGAAAGACAGCTCAAAGTAAAGTAGCAGATGCGAATTTGGAAGATGTAACTGCTTGGCAAAGAGGACAGATTATATTTCGTGGGAGTACTATGGAAGAAATCTTGTTGACTTTGGAAAGGCGCTTTGATATTACTTTCCAATATAATACGAATTTGTTTACTAACGATGAATATAATTTTAGCTTTAGCAAGAATACAGATATTGGAGAAGTGATGGAAGTGATAAAAGAAGTAACAGGAAAGTTCACTTACAAAATAGATAAGAATATTTGCTACATGAAAACAGTAGAATAG
- a CDS encoding TonB-dependent receptor: MNLYLKTAKSTLIICCLFILQTAVFAQSNIRITIKNAEITLQNALIEVEKQSKLSVAYNQSQLSDKRQLSLNIVNQPLEAALNTILKGTGFSYKLTDKYIMIVPEKKETNSQTTKTVKGKIVDEKGEPLIGVNVAVDGTNTGTITDLDGNFSMSVLANSTLKVSYIGYATQLIAVSGKDFYSITMRPDNEVLDEVVVTALGIKREVKSLTYNVQEMKAADLTTVKDASFMNSLAGKIAGVTINQSASGIGGSTRVVMRGLKSITNDNNALYVIDGIPMASMRSNQEKSFYENADGGDSDGISSINPDDIESMSVLTGAAAAALYGSQGANGVVLITTKKGEEGKLRINYSNDTQFMSPLVMPEFQTTYGSVEGEFASWGAKKDATWEPKDFFQTGFTETNSLGLSAGNDRNQTYFSAASTNARGIIPNNTYNRYNFTLRNTTELIKDKLTLDMSASYVITNDNNMMSQGQYHNPLVALYLMPRGDDLNKYKVYERYNSEKYYDVQYWPYGNQGMAIENPYWIVNRENMSNHKSRYMFSANLNYKVFDWMNVVGRMRIDNSNDTYERKIAASSDQLFASEYGNYMNMKSGYKNTYGDVMAQVNKRWENWGITANLGASFNHQTYEMTNYEGHLASVPNFFSFNNISKNGANTKAEQGGYIDNNQAVFATFQLGYKSWAYLDLTARNDWFSTLANTDNERSGFFYPSVGVSAVVSEIVDLSKAYISFLKVRASYSEVGNPPMRQITMPTYTIKDGVVNTSSRLLNPDLKPERTKSVEVGMNLKMFQNLLNIDLTYYNSNTYNQFINYTMPPSTGYSDYMLNGGKVNNWGIEARLGINTNLGPVKWNSNLTFTMNRNKVVYLLPGGATNPITGEPISITEIEPFNPQGSYKMIVKEGGTLSDIYVTGLKMDYLGNIKVDANTGAIEADPNTWIKAGSAAPRFNWGWNNSFSWKGINLSFLIDARIGGVGVSATQAKMDYYGTSKTSAIARDNGGVNLNSGRVTAKDYYNVLGNGSTGVLSNYVYSMTNVRLREATLGYTFPTKWFGNQIQNLTVSLIGKNLFMFHNKAPFDPELSASTGTYYQGFDYFMQPSVRSIGFSVKFQY; the protein is encoded by the coding sequence ATGAATTTATATCTAAAAACAGCTAAAAGTACACTAATTATTTGCTGCTTGTTTATACTACAAACAGCAGTATTTGCCCAAAGTAATATTCGTATTACTATAAAAAATGCAGAAATCACTTTGCAGAATGCACTAATCGAAGTTGAAAAACAATCCAAATTATCTGTTGCTTATAATCAGTCTCAACTTTCAGATAAGCGACAATTATCCTTGAATATTGTCAATCAACCACTAGAAGCCGCTCTAAATACAATTTTGAAAGGAACCGGATTTTCTTATAAATTGACTGATAAGTACATCATGATTGTTCCTGAGAAAAAGGAAACGAACTCTCAGACTACAAAGACTGTAAAAGGAAAAATTGTTGATGAGAAGGGAGAACCTTTGATTGGCGTGAATGTAGCAGTGGATGGTACTAATACTGGTACCATCACCGATTTGGATGGAAATTTCTCTATGTCAGTTTTGGCTAATTCTACTTTGAAAGTATCTTATATTGGATATGCCACTCAGTTAATAGCCGTTTCCGGAAAGGATTTTTATAGTATAACCATGCGTCCGGATAATGAAGTGTTGGATGAGGTGGTCGTTACTGCTTTGGGTATCAAACGCGAAGTAAAATCATTGACCTATAATGTACAAGAAATGAAAGCTGCCGATCTTACTACTGTAAAGGATGCTAGCTTCATGAATAGCCTGGCAGGTAAGATTGCCGGTGTGACTATTAATCAAAGTGCGTCCGGTATTGGTGGTTCCACCCGTGTTGTGATGCGTGGTTTGAAATCTATAACGAATGACAACAATGCTTTATATGTAATCGACGGTATTCCTATGGCTTCTATGCGTTCTAATCAGGAAAAAAGCTTTTATGAGAATGCCGATGGAGGAGATAGTGATGGGATTTCCAGTATAAATCCGGATGATATCGAGTCAATGTCCGTATTGACGGGTGCGGCGGCTGCAGCTCTTTATGGTTCGCAGGGTGCCAATGGTGTTGTGCTGATTACAACAAAAAAAGGAGAAGAAGGGAAATTGAGAATTAATTACTCCAACGATACTCAGTTTATGAGTCCGTTGGTAATGCCTGAATTTCAAACAACTTATGGATCGGTGGAAGGTGAATTTGCCAGTTGGGGAGCTAAAAAGGATGCCACATGGGAACCTAAAGATTTCTTTCAAACAGGGTTCACAGAAACGAACTCGTTAGGTTTGTCCGCAGGTAATGACCGCAATCAGACTTATTTTTCAGCAGCATCGACTAATGCGCGCGGTATTATACCTAATAATACTTATAACCGGTATAATTTTACCTTGCGTAATACCACTGAATTAATAAAAGATAAATTGACATTGGACATGAGTGCTTCTTATGTGATCACCAATGACAATAATATGATGTCTCAGGGGCAGTACCATAATCCTCTTGTGGCGTTATACCTTATGCCCAGAGGGGATGATTTGAATAAGTATAAAGTATATGAACGTTATAATAGTGAGAAATATTATGATGTGCAATACTGGCCTTATGGTAATCAGGGAATGGCAATCGAAAATCCGTATTGGATTGTAAATCGTGAGAATATGAGTAATCATAAATCACGTTATATGTTCTCGGCAAATTTGAATTATAAGGTGTTTGACTGGATGAATGTTGTTGGCCGTATGCGTATAGATAATAGCAATGACACCTATGAACGTAAAATTGCGGCCTCTTCCGACCAATTGTTTGCATCAGAGTATGGTAATTATATGAATATGAAGTCGGGATATAAAAATACCTACGGTGATGTTATGGCCCAAGTTAACAAGCGTTGGGAGAATTGGGGAATTACAGCAAACCTAGGTGCCAGTTTCAATCATCAAACCTATGAAATGACGAATTATGAAGGGCATCTGGCGAGTGTTCCTAACTTTTTCTCTTTTAACAATATAAGTAAGAATGGTGCAAATACTAAGGCCGAACAGGGCGGATATATAGATAATAATCAGGCCGTGTTTGCAACTTTCCAATTAGGATATAAGAGTTGGGCATATCTGGATTTGACTGCCCGTAATGACTGGTTCTCTACTCTCGCTAATACTGATAATGAGAGAAGCGGGTTCTTTTATCCGTCGGTAGGGGTATCGGCAGTTGTTAGTGAGATTGTTGATTTGTCAAAAGCATATATCTCCTTTTTAAAAGTCAGAGCTTCATATAGTGAAGTTGGTAATCCTCCGATGCGACAGATTACGATGCCTACATATACTATAAAAGATGGTGTTGTCAATACCTCTTCAAGATTATTGAATCCTGACCTGAAACCTGAACGTACAAAATCGGTAGAGGTAGGTATGAACCTGAAAATGTTTCAGAATTTGCTGAATATTGATCTTACCTATTATAATAGTAATACCTACAACCAGTTTATTAATTATACCATGCCGCCAAGTACAGGTTACAGTGATTATATGCTGAATGGCGGTAAGGTAAACAACTGGGGGATTGAGGCTCGTTTGGGTATCAATACCAATCTTGGGCCTGTGAAATGGAATTCAAATCTGACTTTCACAATGAATCGTAATAAGGTTGTCTATCTGTTGCCTGGTGGTGCTACCAACCCAATTACAGGAGAACCTATTTCCATTACAGAAATAGAGCCTTTCAATCCTCAAGGAAGCTATAAGATGATAGTGAAAGAGGGAGGTACTTTGAGTGATATTTATGTGACAGGGTTGAAGATGGACTATTTGGGCAATATCAAAGTTGACGCGAATACCGGTGCTATTGAAGCTGATCCGAACACCTGGATAAAAGCCGGTAGTGCGGCACCCCGATTCAATTGGGGATGGAACAACAGTTTTAGTTGGAAAGGAATTAATCTTAGTTTCTTGATTGATGCTCGTATCGGTGGAGTAGGTGTTTCGGCTACACAAGCTAAGATGGATTATTATGGAACTTCTAAAACATCGGCTATAGCACGTGATAATGGTGGAGTAAACCTTAATAGCGGTCGGGTGACTGCAAAAGATTATTATAATGTGCTCGGTAATGGTTCGACCGGAGTCCTGTCAAACTACGTCTATAGTATGACGAATGTACGGCTTAGAGAAGCGACTTTAGGATATACTTTCCCGACAAAATGGTTTGGTAACCAGATACAAAATCTGACAGTGTCGCTCATTGGCAAAAATCTATTCATGTTCCACAATAAGGCACCTTTTGATCCGGAGTTATCTGCTTCTACGGGTACATATTATCAAGGGTTTGATTATTTTATGCAACCAAGTGTACGTAGCATTGGGTTTAGTGTGAAATTCCAATATTAA
- a CDS encoding RagB/SusD family nutrient uptake outer membrane protein → MKRLGKIRRIVCTLGVAMMITSCTDNYKEWNTNPTEVPEDMLVGLMKIGNFFPAMQMDVIPTSDVDANQFQRAQNLCGDMHSGYMTPIGTWGTSSAVHYNLRYDKWNDVAFEVAFTNVMPAWKQIRDNGKEEFPEAYAVAQILKVATMHRVTDIYGPLPYLQYGHGGLETPYDSQEDIYKSFFIDLDEAIAELQNYIAIHPGSKPLNKYDLVYGGDFTKWLKFANSLKLRLAMRTYYVNGFEVNGKTSRKLAEEAVKDGVITENAENALLQSGNGISVFHPLKICWDNYSDVRMGADIESIMKGYNDPRLSKYFQESEYGDASDKFHGARLGVNVTDKKNYVKLSSPNIFAESPVQWMCAAEIYFLRAEGKLHGWNMGGEVEELYKAGITKSFEQWGVALGDYLTRGDTYKPVRFTAPSGTLGSVAAASTITIAWNENDVADKKLERIITQKWIAMFPEGQEAWSEYRRTGYPKLFDLYGTNASAGQVDKSGPRRIPFPSTEYDTNTTEVNKAVTDFLGGNDYGNVKLWWDKK, encoded by the coding sequence ATGAAAAGATTAGGAAAAATAAGACGTATAGTATGTACATTGGGAGTAGCTATGATGATTACTTCATGTACTGATAATTATAAAGAATGGAATACCAACCCTACTGAAGTTCCTGAAGACATGTTAGTCGGATTGATGAAAATCGGTAACTTCTTTCCTGCTATGCAGATGGACGTAATACCTACCAGTGATGTCGATGCTAATCAGTTTCAACGTGCTCAAAATTTGTGTGGGGATATGCATTCCGGTTATATGACTCCGATCGGTACGTGGGGGACGAGCTCTGCAGTTCATTATAATTTGCGATATGACAAATGGAATGATGTTGCTTTTGAAGTGGCATTTACTAATGTGATGCCGGCCTGGAAACAGATCCGGGATAATGGCAAGGAGGAATTCCCGGAGGCTTATGCGGTTGCGCAGATATTGAAGGTGGCAACTATGCATCGAGTAACAGATATATACGGACCTTTGCCTTATTTGCAATATGGTCACGGGGGATTAGAAACTCCTTATGATTCGCAGGAAGATATCTATAAATCTTTTTTTATAGACTTGGATGAAGCAATAGCAGAGTTGCAGAATTATATTGCTATCCATCCGGGAAGTAAACCTTTAAATAAATATGACCTGGTATATGGTGGTGATTTTACTAAATGGTTGAAGTTCGCAAATTCCTTAAAACTACGTTTGGCTATGCGCACATATTATGTGAATGGATTTGAGGTGAATGGAAAAACTTCACGGAAATTAGCCGAAGAAGCAGTAAAAGACGGAGTTATTACAGAAAATGCTGAAAATGCTTTGTTGCAATCCGGAAACGGAATCTCGGTATTCCATCCGTTGAAAATTTGTTGGGACAATTATTCGGATGTACGTATGGGAGCTGATATTGAGTCTATAATGAAGGGATATAACGATCCCCGTCTTTCTAAATATTTTCAGGAATCAGAATATGGAGACGCCAGTGATAAATTTCATGGTGCCCGGTTGGGAGTCAATGTTACGGACAAGAAAAATTATGTCAAGTTGTCTTCTCCGAATATATTTGCCGAAAGCCCCGTTCAATGGATGTGTGCAGCGGAAATTTATTTTTTGCGTGCAGAAGGAAAACTCCATGGCTGGAATATGGGTGGTGAAGTTGAAGAACTGTATAAGGCAGGTATCACGAAATCTTTTGAACAATGGGGAGTTGCTTTAGGTGATTATTTGACAAGAGGTGATACGTATAAACCTGTACGGTTTACTGCGCCATCGGGAACATTGGGTAGTGTGGCCGCAGCATCAACGATTACCATTGCATGGAATGAAAATGATGTGGCGGATAAGAAGCTGGAACGTATTATTACGCAAAAGTGGATTGCCATGTTTCCGGAAGGACAAGAAGCTTGGAGTGAATATCGTCGCACCGGTTATCCCAAGTTGTTTGATTTGTATGGTACGAATGCTAGTGCAGGGCAGGTAGATAAGTCCGGTCCCCGTCGTATTCCATTCCCATCTACAGAGTATGATACAAATACAACGGAGGTCAATAAAGCCGTGACTGATTTTCTTGGTGGTAATGACTATGGAAATGTAAAGTTGTGGTGGGATAAGAAATAA
- a CDS encoding glycoside hydrolase family 18: protein MNKIINRIFCFFVLAIIIIACDTEIENIPLQKPVVRDAQYYENLRAYKKSKHQLAFGWFGGWKATGTSPVKYLRNLPDSVDVVSIWGTWHSLTPAQIEDLKYVQEVYGTKVTFTIFSHNMANFPGNFENVAENIPAVAKAVADSVFKYGYDGVDFDHECSGSDLFNKAVNMTTLLREMRANLGEDKLICVDGFIEKITEEGWQYADYAVAQAYGTSRPSSLQSRFNTVSKYIAPERFIATENFESYWSTGGVDYADPELGTIPSLIGMARWQPENITENQHKGGVGSYHMEYEYNHTDIEYKYLREAIQIMNPAKK from the coding sequence ATGAATAAAATAATTAATAGAATCTTTTGTTTTTTCGTATTGGCTATAATTATAATAGCATGTGATACAGAAATAGAAAATATTCCACTTCAAAAGCCTGTAGTGCGCGATGCTCAATATTACGAAAATTTGAGAGCTTATAAAAAGTCCAAACATCAGTTGGCTTTTGGATGGTTCGGAGGTTGGAAAGCAACCGGAACGTCTCCGGTAAAATATTTGCGTAACTTGCCCGATAGTGTAGATGTGGTATCTATTTGGGGAACTTGGCATAGTTTGACCCCTGCACAGATTGAAGACTTGAAATATGTGCAAGAAGTATACGGTACCAAGGTGACATTTACTATCTTTTCCCATAATATGGCTAACTTTCCCGGTAACTTTGAAAATGTAGCGGAAAATATTCCAGCCGTAGCAAAGGCTGTGGCTGACAGTGTTTTCAAATATGGATATGATGGGGTTGACTTTGACCATGAGTGTAGTGGAAGTGATTTATTCAATAAGGCAGTGAATATGACTACTCTATTGAGAGAAATGCGTGCTAATCTGGGAGAAGACAAGCTTATTTGTGTAGATGGATTCATTGAAAAAATCACAGAAGAAGGATGGCAATATGCTGATTATGCAGTTGCGCAGGCATATGGTACTTCCAGACCGTCCTCACTGCAAAGTAGGTTTAATACAGTGAGTAAATATATTGCTCCGGAGCGCTTTATAGCTACGGAAAATTTTGAAAGTTATTGGTCAACGGGAGGAGTTGACTACGCTGATCCGGAACTGGGCACTATTCCTTCTTTGATTGGAATGGCACGTTGGCAGCCGGAAAATATAACGGAAAATCAACATAAAGGAGGAGTGGGAAGTTATCATATGGAATATGAGTACAACCATACGGATATTGAATATAAATATCTTCGTGAAGCTATTCAGATAATGAATCCTGCAAAGAAATAA
- a CDS encoding DUF1735 and LamG domain-containing protein yields MKVKYILLTIFWVGILSACTNAETFKDVLYFTGTEDSPAVKYTIDGPTEIGVTVSASCQTMSDQSIRIKVDPDKLEGYNALYGKKYKIVPTEDYMLSNNEIMLKAGGNISEQLIFSLLRTTNLEEGVTYCVPLTITDVTGDMPVLESSRTMFLVLNQVMIVNAATLSRTNMQLPFESEPSLASVPQVTMEARVKVNKFATASPYISTVIGVEEEFLLRFGDVTIKPNQIQLAGGGYPVTGKTEFEVDKWYHLAVVFDGSSIKLYVNGELDGQVDAPRGPITLCGNTDKRRFCIGSSLNSRFLDGSISEVRVWKKALTQNEIQNNMCYISPDYYQDMIAYWRFNEGEGSVIKDWTGNGWDINKTLSWTEGVRCPE; encoded by the coding sequence ATGAAGGTAAAATACATATTATTGACTATATTTTGGGTAGGCATCCTGTCAGCCTGTACAAATGCGGAAACATTTAAAGATGTTTTATACTTTACCGGTACGGAAGATTCTCCTGCTGTTAAGTATACTATAGATGGACCGACTGAAATCGGAGTGACGGTTTCAGCTTCTTGCCAGACTATGAGTGATCAATCTATAAGAATCAAAGTAGATCCGGATAAATTGGAAGGCTATAACGCGCTGTACGGGAAAAAATATAAAATTGTCCCGACCGAGGATTATATGTTATCCAATAATGAGATTATGTTGAAAGCTGGTGGGAACATTTCAGAACAATTAATCTTTTCTTTATTGAGGACTACAAATTTAGAAGAGGGAGTCACTTATTGTGTACCTTTGACTATCACGGATGTAACTGGAGATATGCCTGTTTTAGAGTCTTCCCGGACAATGTTTCTTGTATTGAATCAGGTGATGATTGTCAATGCCGCTACTCTTTCTCGCACTAATATGCAACTTCCTTTTGAAAGTGAACCTTCATTGGCAAGTGTTCCGCAGGTGACAATGGAAGCAAGGGTTAAGGTTAATAAGTTTGCTACGGCTAGTCCCTATATTAGTACTGTAATAGGAGTAGAAGAGGAGTTCTTATTGCGATTTGGAGATGTTACTATTAAGCCGAATCAAATACAATTGGCAGGTGGCGGTTACCCCGTAACGGGAAAAACAGAATTTGAAGTTGACAAATGGTATCATCTTGCCGTTGTATTTGATGGTTCCAGTATTAAGCTTTATGTTAACGGTGAATTGGACGGACAAGTAGATGCGCCACGTGGACCTATTACTCTATGCGGAAATACCGATAAACGTAGATTCTGTATTGGTTCCTCGTTGAATTCCCGCTTTTTGGATGGCTCCATAAGTGAAGTCCGTGTATGGAAGAAAGCTCTGACGCAGAATGAGATTCAGAATAATATGTGTTATATTTCTCCGGATTATTATCAGGATATGATTGCTTATTGGAGATTTAATGAAGGAGAAGGTTCGGTAATCAAAGACTGGACTGGTAATGGCTGGGACATTAATAAGACTCTTAGTTGGACAGAAGGAGTACGTTGTCCCGAATAG
- a CDS encoding Ig-like domain-containing protein: MKKQLLYLMFAMTAICAACSDDDEIYQAEAVKNPVTGVSVENELMTEEGVITLEGLGTTTTLHVSVIPDNAGNLEEYSFRFGSSNVEVFTVDREGVITSVASGEAELTVTLVDNANVVRFQSKYRVAVDYVVKVEEIIVAGGFESLSLKVGDTFDLNANLTVLPDNAADKSVSYNLKEGNEVISLDNGIIEALGTGVAVIEIIANDDSGVSKELTIEVKDASDIDVHFKFTTAQCQSMEGNLVLILMDEPGNMAAILIKQSALLPGEYSKAQIDEISYVNLKASDLGNNRNFDTDNPGSFTIQYDETTRIYTIQGALNLPASLPHPAITMGFEYTGYINIR; this comes from the coding sequence ATGAAAAAACAATTACTATATTTAATGTTTGCTATGACTGCTATATGTGCGGCTTGTAGTGATGATGACGAAATCTATCAGGCGGAGGCGGTGAAGAATCCTGTTACTGGAGTTTCTGTTGAAAATGAATTAATGACCGAAGAAGGAGTTATTACGCTTGAGGGATTAGGAACTACCACCACCTTGCATGTGAGTGTTATTCCGGACAATGCTGGCAATTTGGAGGAATACTCTTTCAGATTTGGCTCGAGCAATGTGGAAGTTTTTACTGTAGATCGGGAAGGGGTAATTACGAGTGTTGCTTCAGGTGAGGCAGAACTGACTGTTACATTGGTGGATAACGCAAATGTGGTGAGGTTTCAGTCCAAATATAGAGTAGCTGTAGATTATGTGGTGAAGGTTGAGGAAATCATTGTGGCTGGTGGATTTGAGAGTTTGAGCCTGAAAGTAGGTGATACTTTCGATTTGAATGCTAATCTCACCGTATTACCGGATAATGCGGCTGATAAATCTGTCTCTTATAATTTGAAAGAAGGAAATGAAGTCATTTCATTGGATAATGGCATAATTGAAGCTCTTGGAACGGGTGTTGCGGTTATTGAGATAATAGCGAATGATGATAGCGGAGTTTCCAAAGAACTTACGATAGAGGTAAAAGATGCATCTGATATAGATGTGCATTTCAAATTCACAACGGCACAGTGCCAGTCTATGGAGGGTAATTTGGTGCTGATTCTTATGGATGAGCCTGGTAATATGGCAGCGATTTTAATCAAGCAGTCGGCTTTACTTCCAGGAGAATATTCTAAAGCTCAAATAGATGAGATTTCATATGTGAACTTAAAAGCGTCAGACCTTGGTAACAATAGAAACTTTGATACTGATAACCCAGGTTCGTTTACTATCCAGTATGATGAAACGACTCGGATTTATACTATTCAAGGGGCGCTTAATTTACCGGCGAGTCTCCCACATCCCGCAATTACTATGGGCTTTGAATATACTGGTTACATAAATATACGATAG
- a CDS encoding sulfatase family protein: MNKIFSLTVLGVLAAYSNGKAWAQKNTENERPNILFILSDDHTSQAWGIYGGILADYVQNPNIRRLASEGVVLDNCFCTNSISSPSRASILTGAYSHKNGVYTLADSLDTSLPTIATILKQAGYQTALVGKWHLKSQPQGFDYYSIFHDQGVYRDPLFINSTDPWPGNRNFGECIQGFSTDIVADKAIEWMKNREDKQPFLMCCHFKATHEPYDYPIRMEHLYDGVVFPEPENLMDWGPETNGRGFVGQKLEEIGRRWELASADPDKWWCRYPGLPFTTKGMQHAAARKAIYQKYIRDYLRCGATVDDNIGKLLYALEDMGIADNTIVVYVSDQGYFLGEHGFFDKRMFYEEAARMPFVIRYPKKLPAGKRVKDLILNIDFAPTLAQFAGINSFEGMQGHSFVDNLCGRTPENWRKSFYYRYWTHHTIRPAHMGIRNERYKLIFYYGDPLDMTDGQEASTKPVWDFYDLLKDAEENHNVYNEKEYAPVIKQMKKEMIKLRMEVEDTDGKYPQMQKLFDESF; this comes from the coding sequence ATGAATAAAATCTTTTCACTGACTGTGTTGGGGGTATTGGCTGCATACTCGAATGGAAAAGCTTGGGCGCAAAAGAATACAGAAAATGAACGTCCCAATATTCTTTTTATTCTAAGCGATGACCATACCTCTCAAGCATGGGGAATTTATGGAGGAATATTAGCCGATTATGTGCAAAATCCTAATATTCGCCGTTTAGCTTCCGAAGGAGTGGTGCTGGATAATTGTTTTTGTACAAATTCAATTTCTTCACCCAGTCGGGCTTCCATTCTTACAGGGGCATATAGCCATAAGAACGGAGTATATACATTAGCCGATTCATTGGATACTTCGTTGCCTACGATTGCGACAATATTGAAGCAGGCCGGATATCAGACCGCTTTGGTAGGCAAATGGCATTTGAAGTCACAGCCACAAGGATTTGATTATTATTCAATCTTTCACGATCAAGGTGTATATCGTGATCCCTTATTTATCAATAGTACTGATCCTTGGCCCGGTAATCGTAATTTTGGTGAGTGTATACAAGGTTTTTCGACAGATATTGTGGCAGATAAAGCAATTGAATGGATGAAAAACAGGGAGGATAAACAGCCGTTCCTGATGTGTTGCCATTTCAAGGCTACCCATGAACCGTATGATTATCCAATCAGAATGGAACATTTGTATGATGGGGTTGTTTTCCCTGAACCGGAGAACCTGATGGATTGGGGTCCCGAGACTAATGGAAGAGGTTTTGTCGGGCAAAAGTTAGAAGAAATAGGAAGACGGTGGGAATTAGCTTCTGCTGATCCTGACAAATGGTGGTGTCGTTATCCAGGATTGCCGTTTACTACTAAAGGGATGCAGCATGCAGCCGCCCGTAAAGCCATATATCAAAAATACATTAGAGATTATTTGCGTTGTGGAGCAACAGTAGACGATAATATAGGCAAACTGTTGTATGCCTTGGAGGATATGGGAATAGCCGATAATACAATTGTAGTATATGTTTCTGATCAAGGCTATTTCTTAGGAGAACATGGGTTCTTTGATAAGCGTATGTTTTATGAGGAAGCCGCCCGTATGCCTTTTGTTATTCGTTATCCTAAAAAACTTCCAGCTGGAAAGAGAGTGAAAGATTTAATCTTGAATATTGATTTTGCTCCCACTTTAGCCCAGTTTGCAGGAATAAACTCGTTCGAAGGAATGCAAGGACATAGTTTTGTCGATAATCTTTGTGGGCGGACACCGGAAAACTGGCGTAAGAGTTTTTACTATCGTTACTGGACACATCACACCATTCGTCCTGCACATATGGGAATCCGTAACGAACGTTATAAACTGATTTTTTACTATGGCGATCCATTGGATATGACAGACGGGCAGGAAGCTTCTACTAAACCAGTGTGGGATTTTTATGATTTACTGAAAGATGCGGAAGAAAATCATAATGTGTATAATGAGAAAGAATATGCTCCTGTCATTAAACAAATGAAAAAAGAAATGATCAAACTACGTATGGAAGTAGAAGATACAGATGGAAAATATCCACAAATGCAGAAGCTTTTTGACGAATCATTTTGA